The Rhodamnia argentea isolate NSW1041297 chromosome 7, ASM2092103v1, whole genome shotgun sequence genome contains the following window.
TACCTGTCAAAATTGGTCATAAATCAATTTATTAATATATGATGTTTTGAGTTATTATATGTGATagttatattgaataaattggTTTAACCATAAAATGAGTGTTGAATAAATTATAAAAGAGTCGTAAATATGTTGTAAATGGTTAACTTATTTAGATTTAACCTACCCCTATGACTCTTGCCCTCAATCGATCTTGCGATTACTTACTTTGTACTCTCACTTCAGTTTGggtatgaatttttctaaattggattaaacATGGAAGTATTTTAGATATATGAGTCGGGTCTTGTATGTTATTACTAGATTTACATCGCATGTAAACGGTCAAAACGGGCATATTTGGATCGGACTATTTTCGATCCGACCCGACAAACTCATTTTGACGGGTCTAGCTGGCACGAACATGTGTATATGTACCTGAATAAAGGCGGCCAAAAGAGCTGTTCAAGCTGTAGACGAACGTGCGAGAGAGGATTTAACTCATTTACTCGCCCATCTTCCATCCTTACGTCTTCCAATTTTATGTCCCTCAATCAGAACAGGAGCCGCAACTAGACTCAGCTTAATGCCCTAGTTTCCGGTCTTCCATTTGTCAAGTCCTCATAGGAGCCAAGCTAAGTCACAGCAGGTGTTAAAACATAAATAATGTACCGCGAGGCCTTGGGAAGCTGAATCAATCGCAGGCTATAACGCAGAATATGCGCGGGATGCTGTCCTTAATAATCCACTGCTGGCGGTGAGGAGAAGAGAtaaagaacaataaaaaaaagagtatcaTCGAATGATACGAGTCTTGGATAAAAATCTACAACGCACTAGAATGCTTTTGTCGATGACCCTTTACTCCGACAGCATCTCGGGTTGGACTTTTCAAGAAGAAAGCAAGCGATATGGATCCGGCCGAGAGGTTTTATTTAAGCTGTAGTAGAGCGTCTGTTCTACGCAAAGGGATGTCGAATTTTTGCAGAAGCATACccacgaattatctaaaataagCGATAGGGTTACTAGTGCAAGCACTTTGGGAAAATACTTCCTCGCCGACCATCACCTTTGGATGTCCAGAGTTTAAACAAATGCACTCAACCCAAAAACTCGAGGCCATAGTATTAAGATCGCTAAACAACAGTGATAACCACATTAAGCCATGTTATTCTCATTGTTTATCTGTTAAAAGTGCATTCTAAAGCTATTATACATAAGTAACGAATTTTATGCAGGACGTTGACCGTGTGACGTGCAGGTCAATTGGATGTGAATTGCATAATTGGCGACGGAGACAACAAATTTATCGAATTACAATCTTTTGTAACGACTTTAACACCACAATTAAGATTATTATTACGAAATTGGCAACTTAGTTAAGATCTTAGCGAGAAGTAGATAATATAATCATAGACACGTGTCTAGATGGAGAAACGGCGGTTTTAGGATTAATGACATGGATGCTATGTGTTTAGCATTGCAAAAACCGAATAAACTTATCTGCAATCTCCTCGTCGGTGAGTTGACTTGTACTAATTTGTAGATGATCAACGTCTaaaattccagaaaaaaaattataaaaaaagtcgtACACCTgttgtattagtaccaattcggatataaacttttcaattggaccaatttagtcttaaacctttttcacATTGTTACGAATTCAGTCCTTCCGACCAATTTAAATTGAAAATCTCATTGTCTTATGCGACATGGCCGACGTtgacttgaaaattttaattatttatatatttgtttaatttttcctttcccttttccttttgccgGTGGGTCGGTGGCCAAGGCGACCTCATTGGGCGTCAGGTGGGCGAGGGCAAGGCTGACCGTATGATTGGtatcaatgtgaaaatattttagtgtaaattgattaaattaaaaaattttaaaactgaattagtatcaatagTTTCGtggttatattttttttttttccgaacgTCCATCATGATCTCACCCTGGCGGTGGGTTCGAACTCTCCCTCTAGAACCACGGGCCGTTGGACCATAGGCCCACCAGTTCAAAGGGAGATTTGAAGATGAGCATATTCCGGAATTTGTGCTCTTGTCCTCGTCAACATGACGAGTAAAAAACAGCATATTCCAATTCCACCGATCGCCAAACAACGCAACGCTTCAACGAGGCTCTCTGCATTTTTCGTTCTGAACACCGCACCAGCCAATCCTGCACCTGTTTCCACGACtctccgtcgtcgtcgtcgtctccgTCCTCGCCCGCCGGACTTCGGACCCCGGTAAGTGaagttttcctcttcttctgtaCTCGAAAGACTCGAAGCTACGACCCTCTTCTTCGTATAGTCCAATTCGATGATTGTTCTGCTTTTGTGCCTGGATGATGGGGATGAATTCCCAGAACGTATCATTGGCGTGGGTTTGCTGAATAGAATTCGAATCGGATATGTCTGGTTTGTGCTGAAACTTGCGAGCTAGCTAGTTCATAGTCGTTGCTTCCAGAACGGCAGAAGAACCTGTGTGAAACTTGCAAGTTCATTGTGGTTCACCATTTTTAATTGCAATTGTAattttgaccctttttttttttttttgtgtactATGAAATTTATACTTTGAAGATTGAAGTATTCTGATTACACATGTTTGACAAGAGTCTCGAGATTGCTCGTTGGTAAGATACAAAATCTCACTTACCTTCAAAATTGTTGCAGTTTTTTCGGGTCAGCATTTTCACATTGCTTGAATACTTAAAGAAGATGGAGGGCAGCGGCATTTCGATTCATATGCAGCCAGTGGAGACAACCTCGAAGGGATTAGTTATTACATATATCAAACTGCTCTGGAATGCAAGGTGTGGTTCATGAAGATACTGTCATTCGAACTCTTCATACGAGCACCTAATGCGTCTCCACCATATGATCCGGCGGTCCGTGGAAATCATGGGGATCCATCAAATTGGCAGGTCagttccttttctctctctttccgcGCTAGTGATTGTATCGGTTTCCTATAGCGGTATGGAGTTCTTCTATTGGATTTTCCCTGCATCTCTTAAAAATTTGTGTCGGTTAATTTTTGGACTTACAATGTACAGAAGTAGCAATCACTCTAATTTTTTACATAATGAGCCTGTCATTTGAAGAGAACTGTTCTAACATGTGCCTGCCTACGTGGCCCAATTGAAGACATCCGTGGCATATGTGACATGGACATGCTTTATGAAATGTGTGTAGTTCTTGTTGAATCAAAAATAAGTATTGGGGTTTCTTGTGATCATTCGTCGCTAAAGTAAGCTGGAACGCTCGAGATCTTCAGTCTGGTTTGGTTTTTCAAAGGTCGTAATTTTTGGACAGTGGGCCTTAGTTTGAATTTGGGCTGTTGTACTTGGGGTTGGGCCGAGCTTGTCATGTCGGGACACCACACTCAGTTTGTTTGGGCTAGTGGTGCTTCATTGATGGAGCTGATTGTATCAGGCGCGTAatattgatttgaaaaacattatcTTGCGAATAATTATTCACATTGCTTGAAAAGATACCAGTCAATAAATAATATCGTGCCTAAATGTTTTCTCTTAACGAAGGGATGGTCAGGTTTAGAGTGAATCGATTCCCACTTTGAGAACGGGCACCAATCTTGTCCCTCCCGGAATCGGcggtgttatttttattttacgaTTTTGTTATAAATACTTGTCttcaatgcattttttttttaggatttattGTATGTATATACATATCCTTGGTCGGTTCAGCAAGTTCTGTATGGTTGGTAAAGTTCTTGCTCGGTAAATGAGAACCGGACCAATCCCTCGAAAGTATACTATTACTATGAAATATGTGCAATCTTTACGTGAATCTGCGACGGTCTAATGGATATAATCTTTGATTTCGTTGTTTTCGATTTACACAGACGTAAGATTAGATCGGGcttttaaaatataataaaatttccGTGTTTCCTGGATATAATCTTTGATTCCGTGACGAGCAAGAGCACATGCCTATCGTATTGCCTCTCCTTTCGAGACACTTGCCCCTTCCTCGGTTTCCGTTTTTCCGAACCCGAGCCTAGAGGCTCGCCATGTCCCGAACCTCCGGTTCGGACTCTGCCGCTTTCAACGGCCTAGATTTCATCTTGCGCAAACGCCAAACCTCTGTCCGTCCCTTCCCCCCACTCTTTCTCCGTCCTTGTAAAACCCGCCATTGGAACCTGAGGGGCACGAAAGATAGACAGACACACCaacgcgcgctctctctctctctctcttcctctttcgcCATCCCTTCTCTTTCTCGGTGGAGATCCATGGCGGATCATGCGGGAGACTCCGAGCCCTCGTTGATGGAGAAGGTCTCCGAGAAGATCCACGGCCCTGAGTTTTCCTCTTCCTCCGATTCGGACGATGACAAGCCCTCGGCCGTTGATTCCATGAAATCGAAAGTCTATAGGCTCTTCGGTAGGGACAAGCCCGTCCACAAGGTCCTGGGTGGTGGAAAACgtaatccctctctctctctcgcgcgggCGATGGATTTAGATGAGTGCAGTTAGACAGGCGAAGACATCGTTAGAATCGCGGATTCGGAATTCTCTTAATTATGTAATGGAACTGAAACATGAGTAGTGTCGGGCTaggctggttttttttttcctttgggtcGTAAGGCTAGGCTGGTTAACTTCATGGGAAATGAGTGCGATAAGATTGCCAATGTCGGAGTTTATAAGCATCGATGCATTTATTTCTCACATTTGGATGATTTTATACCTCTATAGGAAAAGATTAGAAATGTTGAGGCCTGAGATGAGTGTTTGCTTGATTTAATAAGTGCTGCTCGATTGGTGGTGGGTTGCATTATAACAATGTTATTCAGTAGTATATACTTGAAGAGGGATGAACGGATCAAATGGTTGTAGATCGCAATGCTTCCTTGTATGTACAATTGTTTCGTGGCTTGTCAATTGAGCAGATTGAACATATGCAGTTAGACATGGGCATGATGGTACTCATGTAATTTATATAGATGCCACTTAAAAGGCAGGGTTAGTGATTACATTTGGGTTATAGGTGACCTACATTGGATGTTTGATTGGTTTTTAACTCAGTGTAGATTTTTCTCGAAGAATATATGTTTTCCATTAGTAATGTGTATTTCCTTGAGAGTTTCCCTTGCTCTACCTGTGGAGTAGGGATCATCTCGGCAAAGTATCTCTGTATGCTGTACTTCTTGATAAGGGTTATGATTCATGAAGAGGAAAATTGTTGCACCCCAATTTTTAGGCCCTGCACTTCTACCCATAGAAAAAGTGGAACAAAAAGATTAAGACCTTATCTTCCAAAGTTACATTTTACTTCCCAAACCATGTTAAATTGAATTTGTGCAAATTAGAAGTTTCGGGGTCTTTTTggattaatttttacttttaatatttCACTTAATCATAATCTCGTGACTCGCGCACTTCGGTTCTTACATCCGAAACACTTGAAACTTTCACAAATTGCACATGTTGATATGTAAATTCACGTGTAATGTTTCATTATTTTGCTGTTGCTTGCACACAAGCTGAAACAAGCAGACCCTTAGACTACAGCTGTAGTGAATTTCCTGAGTTTTCCTCCCATAAGGGGAAAAGCTGAAAATATCTCATTTCCCTTCATggctaaattattttctttcaatgGGCTTCCTCTATTGCAGCTGCTGATATTTTCCTTTGGAGGGACAAGAAAGTCTCTGCTGGTGTCCTGGGTGTGGCCACTGCAATATGGATTCTCTTTGAGTTGATGGAATACCATCTGATCACTCTTGTTTGCCATATCTTGATCCTTGCTCTGGCAATTATTTTTCTGTGGGCTAACGGCTCCACATTCATCACAAAGTAATAGTCGATATTCTGAATATCCATCTTGCTCATGTACTTTTTCTGTTCATGTTTTTGTCCTGACATTACCATGTCTCTTGCTTAGGTCCCCACCTAACATCCCAGAAGTTCGACTTCCCGAGAAATGTGTGCTGGAAGTGGCTTCTGCACTGAGATTTGAAGCTAATCGAGGATTGGCTCTCCTGAGAGAGATAGCATCAGGGAGAGAATTAAAGAAGTTCCTAGCTGTAAGTTCGTTATCTCTAGGTTCAGTGTTTTGAATTTCACTTTTCCAAACAGTGCCGTCATTCCTGGACAAagagcagtttttttttttttttttgaataatccAGGGGCACGGGGGGGACGGCATCTGGTTAGAACAGTGCTAGGGTACTGAAAAAGAAcaacatgtttaaaaaataagGTGGCAAAGATCACATTTGTAAGTAAGTGGGATCCGTTCACAAAGTGGTTGGCTTATTTAGTCTCACGAACTCAGGAGTAGACagaatttaggaaaatgaacATTTAGCAATTctcttgttttaatttttagatGTCACACTTTGAATTCTAAAGGCCACAGAAGCATGGCAGGTGATCATTAGGCCTTACAATGTCCAAATAATGGTTTATGATCGAAAAGTAGAGTTGGTTAGACACGTTGCAGTTCCCGATATGGGTTTGGCCCTTGATGGGGGCTTATAAGCCAAATGCTAATGCTGTGTTCTCTATCAGTTCATTGCAGGATTGTGGGTTCTCTCTATGGTAGGGAGTTGCTTCAACTTCATCACCTTGATTTTCATAAGTAAGCTACCACTGccttcaaacttttcaattgcgAAACTACTCTTCTATGGCTTCTGAcagtcttctccttctttttttccctgaaCGACAGCTTTCGTTTTGCTACATACTGTACccttgttttatgaaaaatacgAAGATCATGTCGATTCCTTCGCGGAGAAGGCAATGGTGGAGATCAGGAAGCAGTATGCAGTCCTTGATGAGAAGGTCTTGAGTAAAATCCCAAAAGGGCCTttgaaagacaagaaaaaggaTTAGTCGGCCAGGTCGCGGTACTAGTTTACTTGGTTCACGGTGAAAGCGGAAGGTTTTCTTAGCCGTTATCCAGTCCTGTTTACCTATGTGCCTCTAATATATTCGATAGTGCTACATCTTTACTTTGCGTTGACTAGTTTTATTTATTGACATGTTCTAAACCGTACTATGCTTTTGGATCTTTTTTGCACGCTTTACCGGTTGGGACTCTTGTTAATGTCTTACGAGGATATTTGTTGGGCAGATAGGTCGAAGAGAGTGAATGGGTGATGTGGCATCGtggataaattttcaatttttatagctttttttatattgtcaacctattacttttactttttacctAACCGGATGCCACTATTTTGCCTATATGTTATGAAGACTATTTGGAACGTAAAATTGTTATCTTTCCTCTTGGATATTTTATTGAATTGATTATATTCCTAATCACGCTTTAATTGACGTGTTTACGATCTTACCATTTTTTATCCGAGCTTTTTTATTGCGACATATACcgcaataaaaatattttgaattaagATTTTATGAATTGATTATATTTAGTACTTTGTTCATCTCAATCAATTCTTAGAACTAATTCATATGAGATTAACTCTGCTGTTACATAATGTAACTTTCTAAGAGCTTGAAAATCTGGTGTGGCCACTCCACTTAAGATTAAAGAATGATGACGTGGAATGTTCGGATAATTAGTATGTCCTTATGTTAGCTTACAGGCCGGCATTTCCATGTGCTTTTTGTAGTCAAATTGGCCGGCAACTTGCACATTGGACAGAATagttgtaaaaataaaataatcttggataatattatataaaaatttatgcACTTAAAGCTGGACGTGTTACATGTACTTATTGAATATAATTGTGCGAGGAACACTTGTACTAAAGTTGATGTAGATTTCAATGCTGAGTGTGATATTCTTGAAATCAAACATTGAAAATGAGTTGTGATTTTATCCAAAATTAGAACGAAACTTAAAAGCAAAGCCAAAAATAAGAGTAAAATCGTACTCATTATCGTTGCACATGGACTTCGTTTACTTTTCTAAACCACACACTCATTAATATTTAGAAAGTCTATCAATATTAAAATCCATtatgaagaaaaataatttggagatGGCAGCAGTTATGTAATTGATTTCGGTAAATACTTTATGTAGAAAACTTACACAATTGCTTAGGCGGCATCTAAGCGGCAGATTTCTTTGtggatggaaaaattaccaaaaaagtcataaacctattgcaactATATCAGTATTTTGCTAACATGAACACCAGCCTTCTTACGTGGCGCAATCGGCCATATACGTGGCGCGGCTAGCGTTGACGTGAACaagttttaataatattttaatatttcattgaatttttcatttttccctttttttctttctctttctttgttttttcttcccttcttcttctagctAATCGCCGGAACTTGGTGACATGCCAAAGGTAAGGGCCGGCAAGATTGGGAAAATTGCTGAGGAGACGTCTAGGTGGCAAACCACTTTGTggatgagaaaattaccaaaaaagccataaacctattgaaattgtgccaattcggttgtaaacttttttttg
Protein-coding sequences here:
- the LOC115743245 gene encoding reticulon-like protein B2, with protein sequence MADHAGDSEPSLMEKVSEKIHGPEFSSSSDSDDDKPSAVDSMKSKVYRLFGRDKPVHKVLGGGKPADIFLWRDKKVSAGVLGVATAIWILFELMEYHLITLVCHILILALAIIFLWANGSTFITKSPPNIPEVRLPEKCVLEVASALRFEANRGLALLREIASGRELKKFLAFIAGLWVLSMVGSCFNFITLIFITFVLLHTVPLFYEKYEDHVDSFAEKAMVEIRKQYAVLDEKVLSKIPKGPLKDKKKD
- the LOC115741053 gene encoding uncharacterized protein LOC115741053, yielding MTSKKQHIPIPPIAKQRNASTRLSAFFVLNTAPANPAPVSTTLRRRRRLRPRPPDFGPRLKYSDYTCLTRVSRLLVEDGGQRHFDSYAASGDNLEGISYYIYQTALECKVWFMKILSFELFIRAPNASPPYDPAVRGNHGDPSNWQVSSFSLSFRASDCIGFL